A region of Toxorhynchites rutilus septentrionalis strain SRP chromosome 1, ASM2978413v1, whole genome shotgun sequence DNA encodes the following proteins:
- the LOC129762887 gene encoding soluble guanylate cyclase 89Db-like isoform X1: protein MYGMLLESVQHFVQLEYGEHVWKQALQTTGCKFTVFNTYQLYPDSLIPDLAAALSAITGRSIDEFMVFFGRCFVRFFSNFGYDELIKATGRYFCDFLHSVDNIHLQMRYTYRKMKSPSMQLIEMDENGAVLVYRSTRSGFSKYLRGQLMEIAKQLYNMDLTIKVLESQNDVPGGTAGPISIQGGLKTVIVKYRLDFDNREYMRKRVHLEAHPSQLQLPDVDSTLLLELFPFAIILNEQMRITAAGEKLIESWMLNNVNRSPTEIMGSKVTDHFKLRRPTGITFTWENMKRLQKVNFEIQLLKSSCNGIDETVVEPEPEDPTKMMNIARRGSQGLRSILLKGEMRYIKDINSLVFLCSPLINNLEELREVGLYLNDLNTHGLSREMVFSGFSHNSRLDLMCEREEKRAEELETSLALADSWKRQGDELLYSMIPRSIAERLREGQNPLETCQSFEEVTVLFADIQESLMSDDSIKYAMTTVNTLNAAFSAFDELIQSPMAYKVETVGKVYMAVSGAPDVNPCHVQHTADLALQMLQSIHNLKLPGVGVKIGFHTGPIVAGIVGLKVPRYCLFGDTVNTASRMCSSSDTDRIQCSGHTASKLRKYGFKLTFRGKVAVKGKGEMETFWLDSGPSDLTSKKAAIK from the exons CTCGAATATGGCGAGCATGTGTGGAAGCAAGCGCTACAAACGACCGGTTGCAAGTTCACCGTTTTCAACACGTACCAG CTATACCCGGATAGTCTTATTCCGGATCTGGCCGCCGCTCTGTCGGCGATCACCGGAAGAAGCATCGACGAGTTTATGGTGTTCTTTGGAAGATGCTTCGTGCGGTTCTTCAGCAATTTTGGGTACGACGAGCTAATCAAGGCCACCGGGAGATACTTTTGTGATTTCTTGCACTCGGTGGACAACATACACCTGCAGATGCGATATACCTACCGGAAGATGAAAAGTCCCTCGATGCAGCTGATCGAGATGGATGAGAACGGAGCGGTGCTGGTCTACAGGAGCACACGGTCCGGATTTTCCAAGTACCTCCGGGGACAGCTGATGGAGATAGCTAAGCAGCTGTACAATATGGATCTCACCATCAAGGTGCTGGAGAGCCAAAACGACGTTCCTGGCGGGACAGCGGGACCGATTTCGATCCAGGGCGGGCTGAAAACGGTTATTGTTAAGTATCGGCTGGATTTTGACAATCGGGAGTAT ATGCGAAAACGCGTTCACCTGGAGGCCCATCCATCGCAACTTCAGCTACCCGATGTGGACAGTACCCTTCTGCTGGAACTGTTTCCGTTCGCCATCATTCTGAACGAGCAGATGCGAATAACGGCCGCTGGCGAGAAACTCATTGAATCGTGGATGTTGAATAATGTTAACCGTTCACCGACGGAGATTATGGGATCTAAAGTGACGGATCATTTTAAACTACGACGCCCAACGGGGATAACTTTTACCTGGGAGAAT ATGAAGCGTCTGCAGAAGGTCAACTTTGAGATTCAATTGTTAAAAAGCTCGTGTAATGGAATTGATGAAACAGTTGTAGAACCAGAACCGGAAGATCCGACAAAGATGATGAATATCGCCCGCCGAGGATCGCAAGGGTTAAGGAGTATTCTGCTGAAGGGCGAAATGCGCTACATCAAGGACATCAATTCCCTTGTTTTTCTCTGTAGTCCTTT AATAAACAACCTAGAAGAGCTGCGGGAAGTGGGATTGTACCTGAACGATCTCAACACCCATGGACTCAGCCGAGAGATGGTGTTCTCCGGATTTTCACACAATTCCCGGTTAGATCTGATGTGTGAGCGTGAGGAAAAGCGAGCTGAAGAGCTGGAAACGTCACTAGCCTTGGCCGATTCGTGGAAGCGGCAGGGTGACGAGCTTCTGTACTCGATGATCCCTAGGTCGATAGCTGAACGGCTGCGAGAGGGCCAGAATCCTTTGGAAACTTGCCAAAGCTTCGAGGAAGTGACAGTTCTGTTTGCAGATATTCAGGAATCGCTTATGTCCGATGACTCCATCAAGTACGCGATGACGACTGTGAACACACTGAACGCGGCGTTTTCCGCATTCGATGAGTTAATCCAGTCGCCAATGGCGTACAAGGTGGAGACGGTTGGCAAGGTCTACATGGCGGTGAGCGGCGCGCCAGACGTTAATCCTTGCCACGTACAGCACACAGCCGATCTGGCGTTGCAAATGCTGCAAAGCATTCATAACCTCAAACTGCCGGGAGTTGGAGTGAAAATCGGATTCCATACCGGACCAATCGTTGCGGGTATCGTAGGACTGAAGGTGCCACGGTACTGCTTGTTCGGGGACACGGTCAATACCGCTTCGAGGATGTGCAGTAGTAGCGACACTGATAGAATCCAGTGCTCGGGGCATACTGCCAGTAAGCTGAGGAAATACGGCTTTAAGCTGACATTCCGTGGGAAGGTTGCAGTAAAG GGAAAAGGAGAAATGGAGACCTTTTGGTTAGATTCTGGTCCTAGCGATTTAACTAGCAAGAAAGCGGCGATAAAATAA
- the LOC129762887 gene encoding soluble guanylate cyclase 89Db-like isoform X2, translated as MYGLILQGVKQAVLLEYGEHVWKQALQTTGCKFTVFNTYQLYPDSLIPDLAAALSAITGRSIDEFMVFFGRCFVRFFSNFGYDELIKATGRYFCDFLHSVDNIHLQMRYTYRKMKSPSMQLIEMDENGAVLVYRSTRSGFSKYLRGQLMEIAKQLYNMDLTIKVLESQNDVPGGTAGPISIQGGLKTVIVKYRLDFDNREYMRKRVHLEAHPSQLQLPDVDSTLLLELFPFAIILNEQMRITAAGEKLIESWMLNNVNRSPTEIMGSKVTDHFKLRRPTGITFTWENMKRLQKVNFEIQLLKSSCNGIDETVVEPEPEDPTKMMNIARRGSQGLRSILLKGEMRYIKDINSLVFLCSPLINNLEELREVGLYLNDLNTHGLSREMVFSGFSHNSRLDLMCEREEKRAEELETSLALADSWKRQGDELLYSMIPRSIAERLREGQNPLETCQSFEEVTVLFADIQESLMSDDSIKYAMTTVNTLNAAFSAFDELIQSPMAYKVETVGKVYMAVSGAPDVNPCHVQHTADLALQMLQSIHNLKLPGVGVKIGFHTGPIVAGIVGLKVPRYCLFGDTVNTASRMCSSSDTDRIQCSGHTASKLRKYGFKLTFRGKVAVKGKGEMETFWLDSGPSDLTSKKAAIK; from the exons CTCGAATATGGCGAGCATGTGTGGAAGCAAGCGCTACAAACGACCGGTTGCAAGTTCACCGTTTTCAACACGTACCAG CTATACCCGGATAGTCTTATTCCGGATCTGGCCGCCGCTCTGTCGGCGATCACCGGAAGAAGCATCGACGAGTTTATGGTGTTCTTTGGAAGATGCTTCGTGCGGTTCTTCAGCAATTTTGGGTACGACGAGCTAATCAAGGCCACCGGGAGATACTTTTGTGATTTCTTGCACTCGGTGGACAACATACACCTGCAGATGCGATATACCTACCGGAAGATGAAAAGTCCCTCGATGCAGCTGATCGAGATGGATGAGAACGGAGCGGTGCTGGTCTACAGGAGCACACGGTCCGGATTTTCCAAGTACCTCCGGGGACAGCTGATGGAGATAGCTAAGCAGCTGTACAATATGGATCTCACCATCAAGGTGCTGGAGAGCCAAAACGACGTTCCTGGCGGGACAGCGGGACCGATTTCGATCCAGGGCGGGCTGAAAACGGTTATTGTTAAGTATCGGCTGGATTTTGACAATCGGGAGTAT ATGCGAAAACGCGTTCACCTGGAGGCCCATCCATCGCAACTTCAGCTACCCGATGTGGACAGTACCCTTCTGCTGGAACTGTTTCCGTTCGCCATCATTCTGAACGAGCAGATGCGAATAACGGCCGCTGGCGAGAAACTCATTGAATCGTGGATGTTGAATAATGTTAACCGTTCACCGACGGAGATTATGGGATCTAAAGTGACGGATCATTTTAAACTACGACGCCCAACGGGGATAACTTTTACCTGGGAGAAT ATGAAGCGTCTGCAGAAGGTCAACTTTGAGATTCAATTGTTAAAAAGCTCGTGTAATGGAATTGATGAAACAGTTGTAGAACCAGAACCGGAAGATCCGACAAAGATGATGAATATCGCCCGCCGAGGATCGCAAGGGTTAAGGAGTATTCTGCTGAAGGGCGAAATGCGCTACATCAAGGACATCAATTCCCTTGTTTTTCTCTGTAGTCCTTT AATAAACAACCTAGAAGAGCTGCGGGAAGTGGGATTGTACCTGAACGATCTCAACACCCATGGACTCAGCCGAGAGATGGTGTTCTCCGGATTTTCACACAATTCCCGGTTAGATCTGATGTGTGAGCGTGAGGAAAAGCGAGCTGAAGAGCTGGAAACGTCACTAGCCTTGGCCGATTCGTGGAAGCGGCAGGGTGACGAGCTTCTGTACTCGATGATCCCTAGGTCGATAGCTGAACGGCTGCGAGAGGGCCAGAATCCTTTGGAAACTTGCCAAAGCTTCGAGGAAGTGACAGTTCTGTTTGCAGATATTCAGGAATCGCTTATGTCCGATGACTCCATCAAGTACGCGATGACGACTGTGAACACACTGAACGCGGCGTTTTCCGCATTCGATGAGTTAATCCAGTCGCCAATGGCGTACAAGGTGGAGACGGTTGGCAAGGTCTACATGGCGGTGAGCGGCGCGCCAGACGTTAATCCTTGCCACGTACAGCACACAGCCGATCTGGCGTTGCAAATGCTGCAAAGCATTCATAACCTCAAACTGCCGGGAGTTGGAGTGAAAATCGGATTCCATACCGGACCAATCGTTGCGGGTATCGTAGGACTGAAGGTGCCACGGTACTGCTTGTTCGGGGACACGGTCAATACCGCTTCGAGGATGTGCAGTAGTAGCGACACTGATAGAATCCAGTGCTCGGGGCATACTGCCAGTAAGCTGAGGAAATACGGCTTTAAGCTGACATTCCGTGGGAAGGTTGCAGTAAAG GGAAAAGGAGAAATGGAGACCTTTTGGTTAGATTCTGGTCCTAGCGATTTAACTAGCAAGAAAGCGGCGATAAAATAA
- the LOC129762887 gene encoding soluble guanylate cyclase 89Db-like isoform X3, with amino-acid sequence MVFFGRCFVRFFSNFGYDELIKATGRYFCDFLHSVDNIHLQMRYTYRKMKSPSMQLIEMDENGAVLVYRSTRSGFSKYLRGQLMEIAKQLYNMDLTIKVLESQNDVPGGTAGPISIQGGLKTVIVKYRLDFDNREYMRKRVHLEAHPSQLQLPDVDSTLLLELFPFAIILNEQMRITAAGEKLIESWMLNNVNRSPTEIMGSKVTDHFKLRRPTGITFTWENMKRLQKVNFEIQLLKSSCNGIDETVVEPEPEDPTKMMNIARRGSQGLRSILLKGEMRYIKDINSLVFLCSPLINNLEELREVGLYLNDLNTHGLSREMVFSGFSHNSRLDLMCEREEKRAEELETSLALADSWKRQGDELLYSMIPRSIAERLREGQNPLETCQSFEEVTVLFADIQESLMSDDSIKYAMTTVNTLNAAFSAFDELIQSPMAYKVETVGKVYMAVSGAPDVNPCHVQHTADLALQMLQSIHNLKLPGVGVKIGFHTGPIVAGIVGLKVPRYCLFGDTVNTASRMCSSSDTDRIQCSGHTASKLRKYGFKLTFRGKVAVKGKGEMETFWLDSGPSDLTSKKAAIK; translated from the exons ATGGTGTTCTTTGGAAGATGCTTCGTGCGGTTCTTCAGCAATTTTGGGTACGACGAGCTAATCAAGGCCACCGGGAGATACTTTTGTGATTTCTTGCACTCGGTGGACAACATACACCTGCAGATGCGATATACCTACCGGAAGATGAAAAGTCCCTCGATGCAGCTGATCGAGATGGATGAGAACGGAGCGGTGCTGGTCTACAGGAGCACACGGTCCGGATTTTCCAAGTACCTCCGGGGACAGCTGATGGAGATAGCTAAGCAGCTGTACAATATGGATCTCACCATCAAGGTGCTGGAGAGCCAAAACGACGTTCCTGGCGGGACAGCGGGACCGATTTCGATCCAGGGCGGGCTGAAAACGGTTATTGTTAAGTATCGGCTGGATTTTGACAATCGGGAGTAT ATGCGAAAACGCGTTCACCTGGAGGCCCATCCATCGCAACTTCAGCTACCCGATGTGGACAGTACCCTTCTGCTGGAACTGTTTCCGTTCGCCATCATTCTGAACGAGCAGATGCGAATAACGGCCGCTGGCGAGAAACTCATTGAATCGTGGATGTTGAATAATGTTAACCGTTCACCGACGGAGATTATGGGATCTAAAGTGACGGATCATTTTAAACTACGACGCCCAACGGGGATAACTTTTACCTGGGAGAAT ATGAAGCGTCTGCAGAAGGTCAACTTTGAGATTCAATTGTTAAAAAGCTCGTGTAATGGAATTGATGAAACAGTTGTAGAACCAGAACCGGAAGATCCGACAAAGATGATGAATATCGCCCGCCGAGGATCGCAAGGGTTAAGGAGTATTCTGCTGAAGGGCGAAATGCGCTACATCAAGGACATCAATTCCCTTGTTTTTCTCTGTAGTCCTTT AATAAACAACCTAGAAGAGCTGCGGGAAGTGGGATTGTACCTGAACGATCTCAACACCCATGGACTCAGCCGAGAGATGGTGTTCTCCGGATTTTCACACAATTCCCGGTTAGATCTGATGTGTGAGCGTGAGGAAAAGCGAGCTGAAGAGCTGGAAACGTCACTAGCCTTGGCCGATTCGTGGAAGCGGCAGGGTGACGAGCTTCTGTACTCGATGATCCCTAGGTCGATAGCTGAACGGCTGCGAGAGGGCCAGAATCCTTTGGAAACTTGCCAAAGCTTCGAGGAAGTGACAGTTCTGTTTGCAGATATTCAGGAATCGCTTATGTCCGATGACTCCATCAAGTACGCGATGACGACTGTGAACACACTGAACGCGGCGTTTTCCGCATTCGATGAGTTAATCCAGTCGCCAATGGCGTACAAGGTGGAGACGGTTGGCAAGGTCTACATGGCGGTGAGCGGCGCGCCAGACGTTAATCCTTGCCACGTACAGCACACAGCCGATCTGGCGTTGCAAATGCTGCAAAGCATTCATAACCTCAAACTGCCGGGAGTTGGAGTGAAAATCGGATTCCATACCGGACCAATCGTTGCGGGTATCGTAGGACTGAAGGTGCCACGGTACTGCTTGTTCGGGGACACGGTCAATACCGCTTCGAGGATGTGCAGTAGTAGCGACACTGATAGAATCCAGTGCTCGGGGCATACTGCCAGTAAGCTGAGGAAATACGGCTTTAAGCTGACATTCCGTGGGAAGGTTGCAGTAAAG GGAAAAGGAGAAATGGAGACCTTTTGGTTAGATTCTGGTCCTAGCGATTTAACTAGCAAGAAAGCGGCGATAAAATAA